The Procambarus clarkii isolate CNS0578487 chromosome 57, FALCON_Pclarkii_2.0, whole genome shotgun sequence genome has a segment encoding these proteins:
- the LOC138353326 gene encoding microtubule-associated protein 1A-like, whose product MRQKKDKQLGYKDKQLGYKDKQLGYKDKQLGYKDKQLGYKDKQLGYKDKQLGYKDKQLGYKDKQLGYKDKQLGYKDKQLGYKDKQLGYKDKQLGYKDKQLGYKDKQLGYKDKQLGYKDKQLG is encoded by the exons ATGCGTCAGAAGAAG GACAAGCAGCTAGGATACAAGGACAAGCAGCTAGGATACAAGGACAAGCAGCTAGGATACAAGGACAAGCAGCTAGGATACAAGGACAAGCAGCTAGGATACAAGGACAAGCAGCTAGGATACAAGGACAAGCAGCTAGGATACAAGGACAAGCAGCTAGGATACAAGGACAAGCAGCTAGGATACAAGGACAAGCAGCTAGGATACAAGGACAAGCAGCTAGGATACAAGGACAAGCAGCTAGGATACAAGGACAAGCAGCTAGGATACAAGGACAAGCAGCTAGGATACAAGGACAAGCAGCTAGGATACAAGGACAAGCAGCTAGGATACAAGGACAAGCAGCTAGGATAG